A single region of the Streptomyces sp. NBC_00236 genome encodes:
- a CDS encoding ABC transporter permease, whose amino-acid sequence MFVAWRDLRFAKGRFALMGTVVVLITLLVGLLSGLTAGLARENTSAVTGLNADHIAFAAPPDGQSVSFTSSTVRETAWRSWEKQPGITAAQPLGIRTLNAAAVAGERAAAVSAFGVEPGSGLAPRGAPVGPGEVVLSEQAAEDLAAGAGDRLRIGGDEVTVAAVAGDASYSHTPVVWTSLADWQRFGADGEGGAEHATVIALTTTDGADLAAGDRAAGTSTLTLDGSLTAIGSYQAENGSLQLMRGFLFAISALVIGAFFTVWTIQRSGDVAVLKALGASTPYLLRDALGQAVVMLAIGTGVGTALASGIGALVSGGAVPFVLEASTVLFPAAVMIALGAVGAALSIRRITAVDPLTALGSAR is encoded by the coding sequence ATGTTCGTCGCATGGAGAGATCTTCGGTTCGCCAAGGGCCGGTTCGCGCTCATGGGCACGGTCGTGGTCCTGATCACGCTGCTCGTGGGTCTGCTGTCCGGCCTCACCGCCGGGCTGGCCCGGGAGAACACCTCGGCCGTCACGGGGCTGAACGCCGACCACATCGCGTTCGCCGCCCCGCCCGACGGCCAGTCGGTGTCCTTCACCAGTTCGACCGTCCGGGAGACCGCCTGGCGGAGCTGGGAGAAGCAGCCCGGGATCACCGCGGCGCAGCCCCTCGGCATCCGCACGCTGAACGCCGCCGCGGTGGCGGGGGAGCGGGCGGCGGCCGTGTCGGCGTTCGGTGTCGAGCCGGGGAGCGGGCTGGCACCCCGGGGCGCCCCGGTCGGACCGGGCGAGGTCGTGCTCTCCGAGCAGGCCGCCGAGGACCTGGCGGCCGGCGCCGGTGACCGGCTGAGGATCGGCGGCGACGAGGTCACCGTCGCGGCGGTCGCCGGTGACGCCTCGTACAGCCATACGCCGGTCGTGTGGACGTCGCTCGCGGACTGGCAGCGGTTCGGGGCCGATGGCGAGGGCGGCGCGGAGCACGCCACGGTGATCGCGCTGACCACCACCGACGGGGCCGACCTGGCCGCCGGTGACCGTGCGGCGGGCACCAGCACGCTCACGCTCGACGGTTCCCTCACAGCGATCGGCTCCTACCAGGCCGAGAACGGCTCGCTCCAGCTGATGCGCGGCTTCCTCTTCGCCATCTCCGCCCTGGTCATCGGTGCCTTCTTCACCGTCTGGACGATCCAGCGCAGCGGCGATGTCGCCGTTCTCAAGGCACTGGGTGCCTCCACGCCGTATCTGCTGAGGGACGCACTCGGGCAGGCCGTGGTGATGCTCGCGATCGGTACGGGAGTGGGCACCGCGCTCGCCTCCGGCATCGGTGCGCTGGTCAGCGGCGGGGCCGTGCCCTTCGTCCTGGAGGCGTCGACCGTCCTGTTCCCGGCCGCCGTCATGATCGCCCTCGGCGCGGTCGGTGCGGCCCTGTCCATCCGGCGGATCACCGCCGTCGACCCGCTCACCGCACTGGGGAGTGCCCGATGA
- a CDS encoding fibronectin type III domain-containing protein: MEGTIVQRPHATAALACSAALFLATLTACGSEAEADSRKPTAPHGVTVQASSATSAHVMWEPATDDKAVTGYEVYRQGRKVKSVPAAKVMIDVDGLAASTAYTFTVRARDAAGNLSAPSAAASVTTPAPTPADHEAPTRPVKLRGKTDGSQAATLSWGGSTDDVGVTAYDIYQEGSRIHSVPGTQTTARLTGLRPGTIYTFTVRARDAADTSSPDSDTVDLTTASALGAPAGTAPTDLRITSSAQGKEYAVDLDWKQPKTGGKIPAYQLYLDGRLTTTIVWGGEPPAGRASYRLTVTDPRGTRYSMKIRAKLPDGTWGDFSAARTVVLGG; the protein is encoded by the coding sequence ATGGAAGGCACCATCGTGCAACGCCCCCACGCAACCGCCGCGTTGGCCTGTTCCGCCGCCCTGTTCCTCGCCACGCTCACCGCCTGCGGATCGGAGGCCGAGGCGGACTCCCGGAAACCGACCGCGCCCCACGGGGTGACGGTCCAGGCGAGCAGTGCCACGTCCGCCCATGTGATGTGGGAGCCCGCCACCGACGACAAGGCCGTCACCGGCTACGAGGTCTACCGTCAGGGCAGGAAGGTCAAGTCCGTCCCGGCGGCCAAGGTGATGATCGACGTGGACGGGCTGGCCGCCTCCACCGCGTACACCTTCACCGTCCGGGCCCGTGACGCCGCCGGAAACCTCTCCGCGCCAAGCGCCGCCGCGTCCGTCACCACCCCCGCGCCGACCCCCGCCGACCACGAGGCCCCCACCCGGCCGGTGAAACTGCGCGGCAAGACCGACGGCTCCCAGGCCGCGACCCTCTCCTGGGGCGGTTCCACGGACGATGTCGGCGTCACCGCGTACGACATCTACCAGGAGGGCTCCCGCATCCACAGCGTGCCCGGCACGCAGACCACGGCCCGGCTGACCGGGCTGCGGCCCGGCACCATCTACACGTTCACCGTCCGGGCCCGCGACGCGGCCGACACCTCGTCGCCCGACAGCGACACCGTCGACCTCACCACCGCGTCCGCCCTCGGCGCACCCGCCGGCACGGCCCCCACGGACCTGCGGATCACGAGCAGCGCCCAGGGCAAGGAGTACGCCGTCGACCTGGACTGGAAGCAGCCAAAGACGGGCGGGAAGATACCCGCCTACCAGCTCTACCTGGACGGCCGGCTGACCACCACGATCGTCTGGGGCGGCGAACCTCCCGCGGGCCGGGCGAGCTACCGGCTCACCGTCACCGACCCGCGCGGCACCCGCTACTCGATGAAGATCCGCGCCAAGCTCCCCGACGGGACGTGGGGCGACTTCTCGGCGGCGCGCACCGTCGTGCTGGGCGGCTGA
- a CDS encoding IclR family transcriptional regulator yields the protein MPPSHASTSDSKSAGSSGGVQSLERAFDLLERMADAGGEVGLSELSASSGLPLPTIHRLMRTLVVCGYVRQQPNRRYALGPRLIRLGESASRLLGTWARPYLARLVEETGETANMALLDGDEIVYVAQVPSKHSMRMFTEVGRRVLPHSTGVGKALLAHTPPDEVRALLARTGMPAATEKTITTPDGFLDALEQVRRVGYAVDDNEQEIGVRCLAVPVPNSPTSAAISISGPAGRVTEAATERIVPILQQAAKELSEALASSGSAG from the coding sequence GTGCCGCCGTCCCACGCCAGCACTTCCGACTCCAAGTCCGCCGGTTCCAGCGGTGGTGTGCAGTCCCTTGAGCGCGCCTTCGATCTGCTGGAGCGGATGGCCGACGCGGGGGGCGAGGTCGGCCTGAGCGAGCTCTCCGCGAGCAGCGGGCTTCCGCTGCCCACCATTCACCGGCTGATGCGCACGCTCGTCGTGTGCGGTTACGTACGCCAGCAGCCCAACCGGCGCTATGCGCTCGGCCCGCGGCTGATCCGGCTCGGGGAGTCCGCCTCGCGGCTGCTCGGCACCTGGGCCCGCCCGTACCTGGCCCGGCTGGTCGAGGAGACCGGCGAGACGGCCAACATGGCCCTGCTCGACGGCGACGAGATCGTGTACGTGGCCCAGGTGCCGTCCAAGCACTCCATGCGCATGTTCACCGAGGTGGGCCGCCGGGTGCTGCCGCACTCCACCGGAGTGGGCAAGGCGCTGCTGGCGCACACCCCGCCGGACGAGGTGCGGGCCCTGCTCGCACGGACCGGGATGCCGGCCGCCACCGAGAAGACGATCACCACCCCGGACGGCTTCCTGGACGCCCTGGAGCAGGTCCGCCGGGTGGGCTACGCGGTGGACGACAACGAGCAGGAGATAGGGGTCCGCTGCCTGGCGGTCCCGGTCCCCAACTCCCCCACCTCCGCGGCGATCTCGATCTCCGGGCCGGCGGGCCGGGTGACCGAGGCGGCGACCGAGCGCATTGTGCCGATCCTCCAGCAGGCCGCGAAGGAACTGTCCGAGGCGCTGGCCAGCAGCGGGTCGGCCGGCTGA
- a CDS encoding nucleotidyltransferase family protein yields MTSTPHSPSSPTPPASPVVAGLLLAAGGGRRLGGRPKALLEHRGRLLADHAVTTLREGGCGPLHVVLGAAAGEVRARAELSGCAVSVNPEWAEGMGSSLRAGLDALTGTGADAVVVLLVDQPGIGAEAVARVRAAYRSRTSLAAASYDGERGHPVLFGAALWADIAAGAVGDQGARAYLRAHRDAITLVECSDVAQAYDIDTAEDLAHLE; encoded by the coding sequence ATGACAAGCACACCGCACTCCCCCTCCTCACCCACCCCGCCCGCCTCGCCCGTCGTCGCCGGCCTCCTGCTCGCGGCAGGCGGCGGACGGCGGCTCGGCGGGCGCCCGAAGGCGCTGCTGGAGCACCGTGGCCGCCTGCTGGCCGACCACGCGGTGACCACGCTCCGGGAGGGCGGCTGCGGCCCGCTGCACGTGGTGCTCGGCGCGGCCGCCGGGGAGGTGCGGGCCCGCGCCGAACTGTCCGGCTGCGCGGTGAGCGTCAACCCGGAGTGGGCCGAGGGCATGGGCTCCTCGCTGCGGGCGGGACTCGACGCCCTCACCGGCACGGGCGCGGACGCGGTGGTCGTCCTGCTGGTCGACCAGCCCGGTATCGGCGCCGAAGCGGTGGCCCGGGTGCGGGCGGCGTACCGCTCACGGACGAGCCTGGCGGCGGCCTCGTACGACGGGGAGCGGGGCCATCCGGTGCTCTTCGGGGCCGCGCTCTGGGCAGACATCGCGGCGGGGGCGGTGGGCGATCAGGGGGCCCGGGCGTATCTGCGGGCGCACCGCGATGCGATCACGCTCGTCGAGTGTTCCGATGTGGCTCAGGCGTACGACATCGACACGGCGGAGGACTTGGCGCACCTTGAGTGA
- a CDS encoding glycosyl hydrolase family 18 protein: protein MFEHLPLRRRTATALLAALALLLTLLSLQATPAHAAGRLTATFTSADNGPWWKGTYILRNDTDTAVTGWSLEFDLPAGVAISSSYNGTVTTQGSHLTAVNAHYNGTVAAHSTTEPYSFWFVATGPITAPTGCRINGDKCDGSADVPPGAPGGLKRTDVTARTASLAWTAAAAGDFPVASYDILAGGKVVGSATATTSATVTGLTPATTYSFTVRAKDTRGNTSAESAPLTVATVDPATDTSPPTAPGALHATATDASSVTLAWTAATDNQRVAAYDIYKGGALATTVSGTTTTATIGGLSPSTSYTFTVKARDAADNASPASNTLTVKTDDIVGAGNYAKVGYFVQWGIYGRQYFVKNLHDSGAAGKLDIVNYAFANIDPNNLTCLNGVTKGTTADPQDPEQGTGAGDADADYARPFSAAQSVDGVADDGWGKLRGNFNQLKKLKKLHPDLKIVVSLGGWTYSKYFSDVAATDAARKKFVSSCIDMYIKGNLPAYNGAGGPGTAAGIFDGFDIDWEWPGTGTGHPGNHYSPNDKGNLTLLLAEFRKQLDALGGGHRLLTAFTPADPQKIDEGWDLSKVFDSLDVANVQGYDFHGSGSDNSWEPNRTGHQANLYTDDQDPYGFHFSADAAIKAYTDVGVEPRKLTLGIPFYGRGWQNVTDGGAAGEWQPAGGAAPGQFAEEAGTRGYANLIGAYPTMAVHHDEQSVSTYGYTGNQWWSFDDTWSIGKKTAYVKDKGLLGVMVWEMSGDTPQGTLMSALDSGLG, encoded by the coding sequence ATGTTCGAGCACCTGCCCCTCAGACGGAGAACGGCGACCGCACTGCTTGCCGCCCTCGCCCTCCTCCTCACCCTGCTGTCCCTCCAGGCGACCCCCGCGCACGCGGCGGGCAGGCTGACGGCGACCTTCACCTCGGCCGACAACGGCCCGTGGTGGAAGGGGACCTACATCCTGCGCAACGACACCGACACGGCCGTCACCGGCTGGAGCCTCGAGTTCGACCTGCCCGCCGGGGTCGCGATCAGCTCCTCGTACAACGGCACCGTCACCACCCAGGGCAGTCACCTCACCGCGGTCAACGCCCACTACAACGGCACGGTGGCCGCACACAGCACGACCGAGCCGTACAGCTTCTGGTTCGTCGCCACCGGCCCGATCACCGCACCGACGGGCTGCCGGATCAACGGTGACAAGTGCGACGGCTCCGCCGACGTGCCGCCCGGCGCACCCGGCGGCCTGAAGCGGACCGATGTCACCGCCCGCACCGCCTCCCTGGCGTGGACGGCCGCCGCCGCGGGCGACTTCCCGGTGGCCTCGTACGACATCCTGGCCGGCGGCAAGGTGGTCGGATCGGCCACCGCGACGACCTCCGCCACGGTCACCGGTCTCACCCCCGCCACCACCTACTCCTTCACCGTCCGGGCCAAGGACACCCGGGGCAACACCTCCGCCGAGAGCGCCCCGCTGACCGTCGCCACCGTCGACCCGGCCACCGACACCTCCCCGCCCACGGCCCCCGGCGCGCTGCACGCCACCGCGACCGACGCCTCGTCCGTCACCCTGGCCTGGACCGCCGCGACGGACAACCAACGGGTCGCCGCGTACGACATCTACAAGGGCGGCGCCCTGGCCACCACGGTCTCCGGCACCACGACCACCGCCACCATCGGCGGCCTGTCGCCCTCGACCTCGTACACCTTCACCGTGAAGGCGCGCGATGCGGCCGACAACGCCTCGCCCGCGAGCAACACCCTGACCGTGAAGACCGACGACATCGTGGGCGCCGGCAACTATGCGAAGGTCGGCTACTTCGTCCAGTGGGGGATCTACGGCCGCCAGTACTTCGTCAAGAACCTCCACGACTCCGGCGCCGCCGGGAAGCTCGACATCGTCAACTACGCCTTCGCCAACATCGACCCCAACAACCTCACCTGCCTCAACGGAGTCACCAAGGGCACCACCGCCGACCCCCAGGACCCCGAGCAGGGCACCGGAGCCGGTGACGCGGACGCCGACTACGCCCGCCCGTTCAGTGCCGCCCAGTCCGTGGACGGTGTCGCGGACGACGGCTGGGGCAAACTGCGCGGCAACTTCAACCAGTTGAAGAAGCTGAAGAAGCTCCACCCGGACCTCAAGATCGTGGTCTCGCTCGGCGGCTGGACCTACTCGAAGTACTTCTCCGACGTCGCCGCCACCGACGCGGCCCGCAAGAAGTTCGTCTCCTCCTGCATCGACATGTACATCAAGGGCAACCTGCCCGCGTACAACGGCGCAGGCGGCCCCGGCACCGCGGCCGGCATCTTCGACGGCTTCGACATCGACTGGGAGTGGCCCGGCACCGGCACCGGACACCCCGGCAACCACTACTCGCCGAACGACAAGGGCAACCTCACCCTCCTCCTCGCCGAGTTCCGCAAGCAGCTCGACGCCCTCGGCGGCGGCCACCGCCTCCTGACCGCCTTCACCCCCGCTGATCCGCAGAAGATCGACGAGGGCTGGGACCTGTCGAAGGTGTTCGACTCCCTCGACGTGGCCAACGTCCAGGGCTACGACTTCCACGGCTCCGGCAGCGACAACTCCTGGGAGCCGAACCGCACCGGCCACCAGGCCAACCTCTACACCGACGACCAGGACCCCTACGGCTTCCACTTCAGCGCGGACGCCGCCATCAAGGCCTACACGGACGTGGGCGTCGAACCCCGGAAGCTGACCCTCGGCATCCCGTTCTACGGCCGCGGCTGGCAGAACGTGACCGACGGCGGAGCAGCGGGCGAATGGCAGCCCGCGGGCGGCGCCGCCCCCGGCCAGTTCGCGGAGGAGGCCGGCACCCGTGGCTACGCCAACCTCATCGGCGCGTACCCCACGATGGCGGTCCACCACGACGAACAGTCCGTATCGACTTACGGATATACCGGCAACCAGTGGTGGTCGTTCGACGACACATGGTCCATCGGCAAGAAGACGGCCTACGTGAAGGACAAGGGCCTGCTGGGCGTCATGGTCTGGGAGATGTCGGGAGACACCCCGCAGGGCACGCTGATGAGCGCCCTGGATTCGGGTCTGGGCTAG
- the aceB gene encoding malate synthase A, with the protein MSAPAPSSLAIVDAEPLPRQDEVLTPAALAFVAELHRRFTPRRDELLARRGERRAEIARTSTLDFLPETAAIRADDSWKVAPAPAALNDRRVEITGPTDRKMTINALNSGAKVWLADFEDASAPTWENVITGQLNLIDAYNRSIDFTDPKSGKSYALKPADELATVVTRPRGWHLDERHLQLDGTPVPGALVDFGLYFFHNAQRLIDLGKGPYFYLPKTESHLEARLWNDIFVFAQDELGIPQGTVRATVLIETITAAYEMEEILYELRDHASGLNAGRWDYLFSIVKNFRDGGSKFVLPDRNAVTMTAPFMRAYTELLVRTCHKRGAHAIGGMAAFIPSRRDAEVNKVAFEKVKADKDREAGDGFDGSWVAHPDLVPIAMASFDAVLGEKPNQKERLREDVSVAAGDLIAIDTLHAKPTYDGLRNAVAVGIRYIEAWLRGMGAVAIFNLMEDAATAEISRSQIWQWINADVVFENGEHATAELARKVAAEELTAIRAEIGDEAFAAGKWQQAHDLLLQVSLDQDYADFLTLPAYEQLR; encoded by the coding sequence ATGTCCGCACCAGCGCCGTCCTCGCTGGCCATCGTCGATGCCGAGCCCCTGCCCCGGCAGGACGAGGTCCTCACCCCCGCGGCCCTCGCGTTCGTGGCCGAGCTGCACCGCCGGTTCACGCCCCGGCGTGACGAGCTGCTCGCCCGGCGCGGTGAGCGCCGCGCGGAGATCGCCCGCACCTCCACGCTGGACTTCCTGCCGGAGACCGCCGCGATCCGTGCGGACGACTCCTGGAAGGTCGCACCGGCGCCCGCCGCGCTGAACGACCGCCGGGTGGAGATCACCGGTCCGACCGACCGCAAGATGACCATCAACGCCCTGAACTCGGGCGCGAAGGTCTGGCTCGCCGACTTCGAGGACGCCTCCGCTCCGACGTGGGAGAACGTCATCACCGGCCAGCTCAACCTGATCGACGCGTACAACCGGTCCATCGACTTCACCGACCCGAAGTCCGGCAAGTCCTACGCCCTGAAGCCCGCCGACGAGCTCGCGACCGTCGTCACCCGCCCCCGCGGCTGGCACCTGGACGAGCGCCACCTCCAGCTCGACGGCACCCCGGTGCCCGGCGCGCTGGTCGACTTCGGTCTCTACTTCTTCCACAACGCGCAGCGCCTGATCGACCTCGGCAAGGGCCCCTACTTCTACCTCCCCAAGACGGAGTCGCACCTGGAGGCCCGCCTCTGGAACGACATCTTCGTCTTCGCCCAGGACGAGCTCGGCATCCCGCAGGGCACGGTCCGCGCCACGGTCCTGATCGAGACGATCACCGCCGCGTACGAGATGGAGGAGATCCTCTACGAACTGCGCGACCACGCCTCCGGGCTGAACGCGGGCCGTTGGGACTACCTCTTCTCCATCGTCAAGAACTTCCGCGACGGCGGCTCCAAGTTCGTCCTGCCCGACCGCAACGCGGTGACGATGACCGCCCCGTTCATGCGGGCGTACACCGAACTCCTCGTCCGCACCTGCCACAAGCGCGGCGCCCACGCGATCGGCGGCATGGCGGCCTTCATCCCGTCGCGCCGGGACGCCGAGGTCAACAAGGTCGCCTTCGAGAAGGTCAAGGCCGACAAGGACCGCGAGGCCGGCGACGGCTTCGACGGCTCCTGGGTCGCCCACCCGGACCTCGTCCCGATCGCCATGGCCTCCTTCGACGCGGTCCTCGGCGAGAAGCCGAACCAGAAGGAGCGCCTGCGCGAGGACGTCTCGGTGGCCGCGGGCGACCTGATCGCCATCGACACCCTGCACGCCAAGCCCACGTACGACGGCCTGCGCAACGCCGTCGCGGTCGGCATCCGCTACATCGAGGCGTGGCTGCGCGGCATGGGCGCGGTCGCCATCTTCAACCTGATGGAGGACGCGGCCACCGCCGAGATCTCGCGCTCGCAGATCTGGCAGTGGATCAACGCGGACGTGGTCTTCGAGAACGGCGAGCACGCCACGGCGGAGCTGGCCCGCAAGGTCGCGGCCGAGGAACTGACCGCGATCCGCGCCGAGATCGGCGACGAGGCCTTCGCGGCCGGCAAGTGGCAGCAGGCCCACGACCTCCTGCTCCAGGTCTCCCTGGACCAGGACTACGCGGACTTCCTGACGCTGCCGGCGTACGAGCAGCTGCGCTGA
- a CDS encoding sensor histidine kinase encodes MEKRVHPPVAAALRLCLHALLLGLLALAAVKAVSGGAPHSGAVVVIAAVLAAVYAAGALAPVVQPRTRAGALWLAVLWALWLALLVLSPDALWLAFPLYFLQLHLLPMRWSLPAVVVTAGAAIAGFLLHGQEITPGTFIGPLLGAAVAVATVLGYDALFRESERRRELIEELVSTRAELAEAERTAGTLAERERLAREIHDTLAQGLSSIQLLLRAAERTLPADAPAAAHVRQAREAAQDNLAEARRFVRALTPPDLENGSLAAALERLSARTTTPGLTVQFAVSGTPVELPTPYEVALLRTAQSALANTVQHSDARRAEITLSFMDTSVALDVVDDGRGFTDDSAASRGTGTGGFGLPAMRSRARSLGGTLSVESAPGQGTAVALTLPLPLPDGRTGQDAA; translated from the coding sequence ATGGAAAAACGTGTCCACCCCCCGGTCGCCGCCGCGCTGCGGCTGTGCCTGCACGCGCTCCTGCTGGGGCTGCTGGCGCTCGCCGCGGTGAAGGCCGTGAGCGGCGGCGCCCCGCACTCGGGAGCCGTCGTCGTGATCGCGGCGGTGCTGGCGGCGGTGTACGCGGCGGGCGCCCTCGCTCCCGTCGTGCAGCCGCGGACCCGGGCGGGGGCGCTCTGGCTCGCGGTGCTGTGGGCACTCTGGCTGGCGCTGCTGGTGCTGTCGCCGGACGCGCTGTGGCTGGCGTTCCCGCTCTACTTCCTCCAGCTGCACCTGTTGCCGATGCGCTGGAGCCTGCCCGCCGTGGTGGTGACGGCGGGGGCCGCCATCGCCGGCTTCCTGCTGCACGGCCAGGAGATCACCCCCGGCACGTTCATCGGCCCGCTGCTCGGGGCGGCGGTCGCGGTCGCCACGGTCCTCGGATACGACGCGCTGTTCCGCGAGAGCGAACGCCGCCGCGAGCTCATCGAGGAGCTCGTCTCGACCCGTGCGGAGCTGGCCGAGGCGGAGCGCACCGCCGGGACGCTCGCCGAACGCGAACGGCTGGCCCGCGAGATCCACGACACCCTCGCGCAGGGCCTGTCCAGCATCCAGCTGCTGCTCCGCGCCGCCGAGCGCACCCTCCCCGCGGATGCCCCCGCCGCGGCCCACGTCCGTCAGGCCCGCGAGGCCGCCCAGGACAATCTCGCCGAGGCCCGTCGCTTCGTACGCGCCCTGACCCCGCCCGATCTGGAGAACGGCTCCCTGGCAGCCGCCCTGGAGCGGCTCTCCGCCCGCACCACCACGCCCGGGCTGACGGTCCAGTTCGCCGTGAGCGGCACCCCGGTGGAGCTGCCCACCCCCTACGAGGTGGCGCTGCTGCGTACCGCCCAGTCGGCGCTGGCCAACACGGTGCAGCACTCCGACGCACGGCGGGCGGAGATCACCCTGAGCTTCATGGACACCTCGGTGGCGCTGGACGTGGTCGACGACGGCCGCGGCTTCACCGACGACTCCGCCGCGAGCAGGGGCACCGGGACGGGCGGCTTCGGTCTGCCGGCCATGCGGTCCCGGGCCCGTTCCTTGGGTGGCACCCTGAGCGTCGAATCGGCGCCGGGCCAGGGCACCGCCGTCGCCCTGACCCTGCCGCTGCCCCTGCCCGACGGCCGGACCGGACAGGATGCCGCATGA
- a CDS encoding DUF5955 family protein gives MGQARVTSSGEDPRVAELRTAVSRLRRELAGHPAEFPDRAIAEDELAALDAMAAGGAPEIPRLRRSLLLIAGAVGSVSALASALRDVRIAVDLFGEPPRR, from the coding sequence GTGGGGCAGGCGCGGGTGACCAGCAGTGGCGAGGACCCGAGGGTGGCGGAGTTGCGTACGGCCGTCTCCCGGCTCCGACGGGAGCTGGCCGGACATCCCGCGGAGTTCCCGGACCGGGCGATCGCCGAGGACGAGCTGGCGGCGCTGGACGCGATGGCGGCCGGCGGCGCGCCCGAGATTCCCCGGCTCCGCCGGTCGCTGCTGCTGATCGCGGGGGCGGTCGGCTCGGTCAGCGCGCTGGCGTCGGCACTCAGGGACGTACGGATCGCGGTCGATCTGTTCGGTGAGCCGCCGCGTCGCTGA
- a CDS encoding response regulator transcription factor, giving the protein MTVPPPIRLLLADDHPVVRAGLRAVLDTEPDFRVVAEADTAERAVALAATGEFDVVLMDLQFGAGMHGSEATAAITAVPGAPRVLILTTYDSDADILAAVEAGAAGYLLKDAPPEELAAAVRTAAAGRSALAPAVAHRLMDRMRMPAQALTKRELEVLQLVGEGLSNLQISKKLFLSQATVKSHLVHIYAKLGVDSRTAAVAAATARRLIRR; this is encoded by the coding sequence ATGACCGTGCCCCCTCCGATCCGGCTGCTGCTCGCCGATGACCACCCGGTCGTACGGGCGGGCCTGCGGGCCGTCCTGGACACCGAGCCGGACTTCCGCGTCGTCGCCGAGGCCGACACGGCGGAACGAGCGGTGGCGCTGGCCGCGACCGGCGAGTTCGACGTCGTCCTGATGGACCTGCAGTTCGGTGCGGGTATGCACGGCTCCGAGGCGACCGCCGCGATCACCGCGGTGCCCGGCGCGCCCCGGGTCCTGATCCTGACGACGTACGACAGCGACGCCGACATCCTGGCGGCGGTGGAGGCGGGTGCGGCCGGCTATCTGCTCAAGGACGCCCCGCCGGAGGAGCTGGCCGCCGCGGTCCGTACCGCGGCGGCGGGCCGCTCCGCCCTGGCACCGGCCGTCGCGCACCGGCTGATGGACCGCATGCGGATGCCTGCCCAGGCGCTCACCAAGCGCGAGCTGGAGGTTCTGCAGCTGGTCGGCGAGGGACTGTCGAACCTGCAGATCAGCAAGAAGCTGTTCCTCAGCCAGGCGACGGTGAAGTCCCATCTGGTGCACATCTACGCCAAGCTGGGCGTGGACTCGCGCACCGCGGCCGTTGCGGCGGCGACGGCCCGCAGGCTCATCCGCCGCTGA
- a CDS encoding ABC transporter ATP-binding protein, whose translation MTLTLTDVTLTYPDGDGRLTALDRVTLDVPAGTLTAVVGPSGSGKSSLLAVAATLVTPDEGAVVVAGTDTAGLGRADKAALRRERIGIVFQQPNLLPSLTAAEQLQVMTHLSGRAARTARARALELLDAVGLADKADRRPHQLSGGQRQRINIARALMNDPAVLLVDEPTSALDHERGAAVLDLLVSLTRQRSTATVMVTHDRTHLERTDLTVTMQDGRLTAPALT comes from the coding sequence ATGACCCTCACACTCACCGACGTCACGCTCACCTACCCGGACGGCGACGGCCGGCTCACCGCCCTGGACCGTGTCACGCTCGACGTGCCGGCGGGCACCCTCACCGCCGTCGTCGGCCCCTCGGGCTCCGGCAAGTCGAGTCTGCTCGCCGTGGCGGCCACCCTGGTCACGCCGGACGAGGGCGCCGTCGTCGTCGCCGGTACGGACACGGCCGGACTCGGCCGCGCGGACAAGGCGGCGCTGCGTCGCGAACGGATCGGCATCGTCTTCCAGCAGCCCAATCTGCTGCCGTCGCTGACCGCCGCCGAACAGCTCCAGGTCATGACCCACCTGTCGGGCCGCGCGGCGCGGACCGCCCGGGCCCGCGCCCTGGAGCTCCTGGACGCGGTCGGTCTCGCCGACAAGGCGGACCGCAGGCCGCACCAGCTCTCGGGCGGGCAGCGCCAGCGGATCAACATCGCGCGGGCCCTGATGAACGACCCGGCGGTCCTGCTCGTCGACGAACCGACCAGCGCGCTGGACCACGAACGGGGAGCGGCGGTGCTCGATCTGCTCGTCTCGCTGACCCGGCAGCGGTCCACGGCGACCGTCATGGTCACGCACGACCGGACCCATCTGGAGCGGACGGACCTCACCGTCACCATGCAGGACGGCAGGCTGACCGCCCCGGCCCTGACCTGA